The DNA segment TTTACGTTTCTCACAAAGTGCAAGGTGTCGAAAGAAATGGAGACGAAGTAGTAGTAACAGCAGAAAATGCAAAAGGAGAAACAATTACTCTTGAAGGCGACTACGCTTTGGTTTCTGTAGGTCGCAAACCTTATACTGATGGATTAAAAGCTGAAAATGCTGGCGTAAAAATTACAGACCGTGGCATGATTGAAGTAAATGATCACTTACAAACTGCTACTGCAAATATTTACGCAATTGGTGATGTTGTTCGTGGTCCAATGCTTGCACACAAGGCAGAAGAAGAAGGTGTGATGGTTGCTGAGCTTGTCGCTGGACAAAAACCACATATTGACTACAATTTAATTCCTGGTGTTGTTTACACTTGGCCAGAAGTTGCAGCAGTTGGAAAAACAGAAGAGCAATTAAAGGAAGCAGGTACAAAATATAAGGTTGGAAGTTTCCCTTTCAAAGCATTAGGACGTGCTCGCGCTAGCGGGGATCTCGATGGATTTGTGAAAATTCTTGCTGACGAAAAGACAGATGAAGTTTTAGGAGTTCATATGATTGGTGCAAGAACTGCTGATCTTATTGCTGCAGCTGTAACCGCTATGGAATTTAGAGCTTCTGCCGAAGATATTTCTAGAATGTCTCATGCGCACCCTACATTTGCAGAAGCAATAAAAGAAGCAGCATTAGCCGCGACAGAAAATAGACCATTACATATATAAAAAAATTATATTTGAATAATTTTAAAAAACCCGTATTTTGCGGGTTTTTTATTTTATAAGAAATTTTTAAAATTCAATTTTTGTGAGAGAAACTATAAGACATACTTTAGAAAATCCAGCTCTTTTTAAACAGCAGTTACTGCAATGGTCACAACAATTTCGCGCAATTGCATTTCTTGATAGCAATAATTTTTTGCAAAAATATACTAGCTATGGTTGTATTGTTGCAGTAGACGCATTTACTTCATTACAAACAGATTATAGCAACGCATTTGAAGAGTTAAAAGAATACCAAGAAAAGATTGGTGATTATATTTTTGGACACTTAAGTTATGACTTAAAAAATGCAACAGAAAATATTAAATCATCCAATTTTG comes from the Flavobacterium ardleyense genome and includes:
- the lpdA gene encoding dihydrolipoyl dehydrogenase translates to MSSFDVVIIGSGPGGYVSAIRCAQLGFKTAIIEKYSSLGGTCLNVGCIPSKALLSSSHLYEEGMKHFEPNGIEITGELRVNFEKMVARKQAVVDQTVGGINFLMNKNNITVFEGTGSFVDATHVEIAKADGTAETIEGKNIIIATGSKPSNLPFIKLDKERIITSTEALKLPEVPKHLVIIGGGVIGIELGQVYLRLGAKVSVVEYLDRIIPGMDSALSKELTKVLKKAGMKFYVSHKVQGVERNGDEVVVTAENAKGETITLEGDYALVSVGRKPYTDGLKAENAGVKITDRGMIEVNDHLQTATANIYAIGDVVRGPMLAHKAEEEGVMVAELVAGQKPHIDYNLIPGVVYTWPEVAAVGKTEEQLKEAGTKYKVGSFPFKALGRARASGDLDGFVKILADEKTDEVLGVHMIGARTADLIAAAVTAMEFRASAEDISRMSHAHPTFAEAIKEAALAATENRPLHI